One stretch of Hymenobacter chitinivorans DSM 11115 DNA includes these proteins:
- the holA gene encoding DNA polymerase III subunit delta: MLSTPDEILQQLRQRHYAPVYFLQGEEPYYVDYIADILEKHVLPEHDRGFNQVVLYGKDTDVATILGQARRFPMMAERSVVIVKEAQAVADLETEKTFPFLEAYLKNPLTTTVLVFCYKHKTLDARKKLGKLLAEKAVVMTSKKLYDNQVPAWITSYVRGKKQQITGQATAMLAEYIGTELGRLTNEIDKLLLNVPAGQAIDEELVQRMVGISKDYNIFELQKALVQRDVLKANRILSYFEANPKANPLIPNLTLLFGFFTKLLVLHQRGNPSDADFKKLGIMNSFAQKEYSQALRVYDFGRTRDIIHLLRRADLQSKGVESGSMSDGEILRELVFLILHPVPLSAVTGS; encoded by the coding sequence TTGCTGTCCACTCCCGACGAAATTCTGCAGCAGCTGCGCCAGCGGCACTACGCGCCCGTGTACTTCCTGCAAGGGGAGGAGCCCTACTACGTGGACTATATTGCCGACATCCTGGAAAAGCACGTGCTGCCCGAGCACGACCGGGGCTTCAACCAGGTGGTGCTCTACGGCAAGGATACCGACGTGGCCACCATTCTGGGCCAGGCCCGGCGCTTCCCGATGATGGCCGAACGCTCGGTCGTCATTGTCAAGGAAGCCCAGGCCGTGGCCGATTTGGAGACGGAAAAGACGTTTCCCTTTTTGGAAGCCTACCTCAAAAACCCGCTCACGACGACGGTGCTCGTGTTCTGCTACAAGCACAAGACCCTGGACGCGCGCAAAAAGCTGGGCAAGCTGCTGGCCGAAAAGGCGGTGGTGATGACCAGCAAGAAGCTCTACGACAACCAGGTGCCGGCCTGGATTACGAGCTACGTGCGCGGCAAAAAGCAGCAGATAACCGGGCAGGCCACGGCCATGCTGGCCGAGTACATCGGCACCGAGCTGGGCCGCCTGACCAACGAAATCGACAAGCTGCTGCTCAACGTGCCCGCCGGGCAGGCCATCGACGAGGAGCTGGTGCAGCGCATGGTGGGCATCAGCAAGGACTACAACATCTTTGAGCTGCAGAAGGCCCTGGTGCAGCGCGACGTGCTCAAAGCCAACCGCATCCTCTCGTACTTCGAGGCCAACCCCAAGGCCAACCCGCTGATTCCGAACCTGACCCTGCTCTTTGGCTTCTTTACCAAGCTGCTCGTGCTCCACCAGCGCGGCAACCCCTCGGACGCCGACTTTAAAAAGCTGGGCATCATGAACTCCTTCGCCCAGAAGGAGTACAGCCAGGCCCTGCGGGTGTACGACTTCGGCCGCACCCGCGACATTATTCACCTGCTGCGCCGGGCCGATTTGCAAAGCAAGGGCGTGGAAAGCGGCTCGATGAGCGACGGGGAAATTTTGCGCGAGCTGGTATTTTTGATTCTGCACCCCGTGCCGCTGAGCGCCGTAACGGGCAGCTAG
- a CDS encoding helix-turn-helix domain-containing protein: protein MARRARNRTTLVFRVRTWFGLQQDELALYLGVSKATVQSMESQRVGIGPAVSGPLLLLLAQLPPPVPATAETAAMPLPPPPTELVPNSAEPPEAAELDFRRRVCLYQAAGLKDQADKLALQAATRARWAQALPALLAAYPAPTTEEVAADDDALRHHAWLLSWLHFRARPLPAADVTRWHLLQARIAALETEAAALAATLATLQSTSPSRPQSSEVTG, encoded by the coding sequence ATGGCACGGCGCGCGCGAAATAGGACTACGCTGGTTTTTCGGGTAAGAACCTGGTTTGGACTGCAACAGGACGAGCTGGCCCTGTACCTGGGCGTGAGCAAGGCCACGGTGCAGAGCATGGAGAGTCAGCGCGTCGGCATCGGCCCGGCGGTGAGCGGGCCCCTATTGCTACTGCTGGCCCAGCTGCCTCCACCGGTTCCGGCCACGGCCGAAACGGCGGCGATGCCGCTCCCGCCGCCACCTACCGAACTAGTTCCCAATTCCGCTGAGCCCCCCGAGGCCGCCGAGCTTGATTTTCGCCGCCGCGTGTGCCTGTATCAGGCCGCCGGCCTGAAAGACCAGGCCGATAAGCTCGCCCTACAAGCTGCAACCCGGGCGCGGTGGGCCCAGGCCCTACCCGCGTTGTTGGCGGCCTATCCTGCTCCCACCACCGAGGAAGTAGCGGCCGATGATGACGCGCTACGGCACCACGCCTGGCTACTCAGCTGGCTGCACTTCCGCGCCCGGCCCCTACCCGCCGCCGACGTCACCCGCTGGCACCTGCTGCAGGCCCGCATTGCCGCCCTGGAAACCGAAGCCGCTGCTTTGGCGGCCACCCTGGCTACCCTGCAAAGCACTTCACCCAGCCGCCCGCAGAGTAGCGAGGTAACTGGGTGA
- a CDS encoding aminotransferase class I/II-fold pyridoxal phosphate-dependent enzyme, with translation MDLFEKIAANRGPLGSHSHYAHGYFTFPKLEGEIEPRMIFRGKEVLTWSLNNYLGLANHPEVRKADADAAAQYGMALPMGARMMSGNSNLHEQLESELADFVQKPDCMLLNFGYQGVVSIIDAMVGRHDVIVYDAESHACIIDGVRLHAGKRFVYTHNDMESLEKQLQRAKRITDETGGGVLVITEGVFGMSGNQGNLRGVVAMKEKYEFRLFVDDAHGFGTMGTTGAGTGEEQGVQDGIDLYFSTFAKSMASIGAFVAGPESVIEYLRYNMRSQIFAKSLPMPLVVGALKRLELLRTKPELKDNLWTVVRALQSGLREKGFNIGTTTSPVTPVFLNGQIPDATQITFDLRENHGIFCSIVVYPVVPKGVIMLRLIPTAAHSLSDVDQTIKAFEVVAEKLDKGLYSKTEAVPAS, from the coding sequence GTGGATCTTTTCGAAAAGATTGCCGCGAACCGCGGCCCACTGGGCAGCCATTCGCACTACGCCCACGGCTACTTCACCTTCCCTAAGCTGGAAGGCGAAATCGAGCCCCGTATGATTTTTCGCGGCAAAGAGGTGCTTACCTGGAGTCTGAATAATTACCTGGGTCTGGCCAACCACCCCGAAGTGCGCAAGGCCGACGCCGACGCCGCGGCCCAGTACGGCATGGCCCTGCCCATGGGCGCGCGCATGATGTCGGGCAACTCGAACCTGCACGAGCAGCTGGAAAGTGAGCTGGCCGACTTCGTGCAGAAGCCCGACTGCATGCTGCTCAACTTCGGCTACCAGGGCGTGGTATCCATTATCGACGCCATGGTAGGCCGCCACGACGTGATTGTGTACGACGCCGAGTCGCACGCCTGCATCATCGACGGGGTGCGCCTGCACGCGGGCAAGCGCTTCGTGTATACCCACAACGACATGGAGAGCCTGGAGAAGCAACTCCAGCGGGCCAAGCGCATCACCGACGAAACCGGCGGCGGCGTACTCGTCATTACCGAGGGTGTATTCGGCATGTCGGGCAACCAGGGCAACCTGCGCGGCGTGGTAGCCATGAAGGAAAAATACGAGTTCCGCCTCTTCGTCGACGATGCCCACGGCTTCGGCACGATGGGCACGACGGGCGCCGGAACGGGTGAAGAACAGGGTGTACAGGACGGTATTGACCTTTATTTTTCGACCTTCGCCAAGAGCATGGCCAGCATCGGTGCCTTCGTCGCCGGACCCGAAAGCGTAATTGAATATTTGCGCTACAACATGCGCAGCCAGATTTTCGCCAAATCCCTGCCCATGCCGCTCGTGGTGGGCGCTTTGAAGCGCCTGGAGCTGCTGCGCACCAAGCCCGAGCTGAAAGACAACCTGTGGACCGTAGTGCGGGCCCTGCAGAGCGGTTTGCGCGAAAAAGGCTTCAACATCGGCACCACGACTTCGCCCGTGACGCCGGTGTTTTTGAACGGTCAAATTCCCGACGCTACCCAAATAACCTTCGATTTGCGCGAAAATCACGGTATTTTCTGCTCTATCGTGGTTTATCCGGTGGTGCCCAAGGGCGTCATCATGCTTCGCCTGATTCCCACGGCCGCCCATTCGCTCAGCGACGTGGACCAGACCATCAAGGCCTTTGAAGTAGTGGCCGAGAAGCTCGATAAGGGCCTTTATTCCAAAACGGAGGCCGTGCCAGCCAGCTAG
- a CDS encoding ATP-binding protein gives MREPVEKSAAELARENEELRCRLEEAEELIEAVRTGAVDALAIQSPEGPRIFTLEGADHGYRTLIEQMNEGALLLSDDGTILYGNACLAGWLGRALEEVIGGQLDTFIPLDFHGYWQELLGKSWAEGKGKGELPLRSQDGSLRPLSLSMNVLTFHETPVLAVIATDLSAQQAIKAIQARVTEQNVVIARTHEELSRQQAARRAIEQAAAEASRMLEGIPQIAWTTDAHGVTTYLNHRWFDFTGPDTGRAVHSQWQEHLFPADVEASDAHWAECLRTGAAFEMEYRFRNQAGDYRWMLGRALPSRNERGEIVQWIGTFTDIHEHKLALERIDQAQRELQDNNEQLTRANVDLDNFIYTASHDLKAPISNIEGLLQALLLELPEHTATAAPQVAPILRMMQDSVDRFKRTIEHLTEVTKLQKEHGSSAATVELERLSNEVTLDLQPLIEATGAMVTVSVGQCPTLSFSEKNLRSVIYNLLSNALKYRSPQRRPEVRISCRSEGSFVVLQVQDNGLGLDLDHDGKKLFAMFQRLHDHVEGSGIGLYMVKKIVENAGGRIEVESQVGVGSTFSVYFRR, from the coding sequence ATGAGGGAGCCGGTAGAAAAAAGTGCGGCCGAGCTGGCCCGCGAAAATGAGGAACTGCGCTGCCGCCTCGAAGAAGCCGAGGAGCTCATTGAGGCCGTGCGCACCGGGGCCGTCGATGCCCTGGCCATTCAGAGTCCGGAGGGGCCGCGCATCTTCACCCTGGAAGGCGCCGACCACGGCTACCGCACCCTGATTGAGCAGATGAACGAGGGCGCCCTGCTGCTCAGCGACGACGGCACCATTCTCTACGGCAACGCCTGCCTGGCCGGCTGGCTGGGGCGGGCCCTGGAAGAAGTCATCGGCGGCCAGCTCGATACCTTTATCCCGCTGGACTTTCACGGCTACTGGCAAGAGCTGCTGGGCAAGAGCTGGGCCGAGGGCAAGGGCAAAGGCGAATTGCCGCTGCGCAGCCAAGACGGCTCCTTGCGGCCCCTGTCGCTGTCGATGAACGTGCTGACATTTCACGAAACGCCGGTGCTGGCCGTTATTGCCACCGACTTATCGGCCCAGCAGGCCATCAAAGCCATTCAGGCCCGGGTAACGGAGCAGAACGTTGTTATTGCCCGCACCCACGAGGAGCTGAGCCGGCAGCAGGCCGCCCGTCGGGCCATTGAGCAGGCCGCGGCCGAAGCCAGCCGCATGCTGGAAGGCATTCCGCAGATTGCCTGGACCACCGACGCCCACGGCGTAACGACTTACCTCAACCACCGCTGGTTTGACTTCACCGGACCCGACACCGGGCGGGCCGTGCACAGCCAGTGGCAGGAGCACCTGTTTCCGGCCGATGTGGAAGCCAGCGACGCCCACTGGGCCGAGTGCCTGCGCACCGGGGCGGCCTTCGAAATGGAGTACCGCTTCCGCAACCAGGCCGGCGACTACCGCTGGATGCTGGGCCGGGCGTTGCCCTCGCGCAACGAGCGGGGCGAGATTGTGCAGTGGATTGGCACCTTTACCGACATCCACGAGCACAAGCTGGCCCTGGAGCGCATCGACCAGGCCCAGCGCGAGCTGCAAGATAATAACGAGCAGCTGACCCGGGCCAACGTGGACCTGGACAACTTCATCTACACCGCCTCCCACGACCTGAAGGCGCCCATCAGCAACATCGAAGGCCTGCTGCAGGCCCTGCTGCTGGAGCTGCCCGAGCACACGGCCACCGCGGCCCCGCAGGTAGCCCCGATTCTAAGGATGATGCAGGACTCGGTGGACCGCTTCAAGCGCACCATCGAGCACCTGACCGAGGTGACCAAGCTGCAGAAGGAGCACGGCAGCTCGGCGGCTACCGTGGAGCTGGAGCGCCTGAGCAACGAAGTAACCCTGGACCTGCAGCCCCTGATTGAGGCAACCGGCGCAATGGTGACCGTGAGCGTGGGCCAGTGCCCGACACTCTCTTTTTCGGAGAAGAACCTGCGCAGCGTTATCTACAACCTGCTCAGCAATGCCCTGAAATACCGTTCCCCGCAGCGGCGGCCCGAGGTACGGATCAGCTGCCGGTCCGAGGGCAGCTTCGTCGTGCTGCAAGTGCAGGACAATGGCCTGGGCCTAGACCTGGACCACGACGGCAAGAAGCTCTTCGCCATGTTTCAGCGCCTGCACGACCACGTGGAAGGCTCCGGCATCGGGCTCTACATGGTCAAGAAAATCGTGGAAAACGCCGGGGGGCGCATTGAGGTGGAAAGCCAGGTAGGCGTGGGCTCCACGTTCAGCGTGTATTTTAGGCGGTAA
- the kaiC gene encoding circadian clock protein KaiC: MLDTPASASSHQSAALPKLPKVPSGIDGLDEITEGGLPLGRPTLVCGSAGCGKTLMGIEFLVRGIEDYNEPGVLMTFEESAAELAANVTSLGFDLVKLQAEKKLRIDQVHVDRSEIEETGEYDLEGLFIRLGHAIDSIGAKRVVLDTIEALFSGFPNEGVLRSEIRRLFRWLKDKGVTTIITAERGEGTLTRQGLEEYVSDCVILLDNRVIDQITTRRLRIVKYRGSTHGTNEYPYLIMESGISVLPVTSLQLNHEVSDKIVSSGVPALDEMFGRRGFYQGSSVLVTGTAGTAKTTLAATFAREICRHEGRCVFLAFEESPQQLVRNMQSVSIDLAPFVASGLLKIEATRPTLNGLERHLVSIHKLIKEFKPAAVVIDPISNLISVGNLSEVKSMLIRLIDFLKVNNITALFTSLISGRSIQQEMTEEGVSSLVDTWISVRDLEGIGERNRGISILKSRGMSHSNKVREFLVTEQGIQLLDVVIGPAGIVTGAGRLTQQLQERAQLLAAQQELERKDRELERRRRVLEATIGNMRTEFESVEEELRQINHEEQARQQVLEEGKAHFSQPQPLQTPGAAPSHTS; encoded by the coding sequence ATGTTAGATACCCCTGCTTCTGCTTCCTCCCACCAGTCTGCGGCCCTGCCCAAGCTGCCCAAAGTGCCTTCCGGCATTGATGGCCTGGACGAAATAACGGAAGGAGGCCTGCCGCTGGGCCGCCCGACCCTGGTGTGCGGCAGCGCCGGCTGCGGCAAAACCCTGATGGGCATCGAATTTTTGGTGCGCGGCATTGAGGACTACAACGAGCCCGGCGTGCTGATGACCTTCGAGGAGTCGGCGGCCGAGCTGGCGGCCAACGTCACCTCCCTGGGTTTCGACCTGGTCAAGCTGCAGGCCGAGAAAAAGCTGCGCATCGACCAGGTGCACGTCGACCGGTCCGAAATCGAGGAAACCGGCGAGTACGACCTGGAAGGGCTCTTTATCCGCCTGGGCCACGCCATCGACTCCATCGGGGCCAAGCGCGTGGTGCTCGACACGATTGAGGCCCTGTTTTCGGGCTTTCCTAACGAGGGCGTGCTGCGCTCCGAAATCCGGCGGCTGTTTCGCTGGCTCAAGGACAAGGGCGTTACCACCATCATTACCGCCGAGCGGGGCGAAGGCACCCTCACGCGCCAGGGCCTGGAAGAGTACGTGTCGGACTGCGTGATTCTGCTCGACAACCGCGTGATTGACCAGATAACCACCCGGCGCCTGCGCATCGTGAAGTACCGCGGCAGCACCCACGGCACCAACGAGTACCCGTATCTGATTATGGAATCCGGCATTTCGGTGCTGCCCGTCACGTCGTTGCAGCTCAACCACGAGGTGTCGGACAAGATTGTCTCCTCGGGCGTGCCGGCCCTGGACGAGATGTTCGGCCGGCGCGGCTTTTACCAGGGCAGCAGCGTACTGGTGACGGGCACGGCGGGCACGGCCAAAACCACGCTGGCGGCCACGTTTGCCCGCGAAATCTGCCGCCACGAAGGCCGCTGCGTGTTTCTGGCCTTCGAGGAGTCGCCCCAGCAGCTGGTGCGCAACATGCAGTCGGTCAGCATCGACCTAGCCCCGTTCGTGGCCAGTGGTCTGCTCAAAATTGAGGCTACCCGCCCCACGCTCAACGGCCTGGAGCGCCACTTGGTCAGCATCCACAAGCTCATCAAGGAGTTTAAGCCCGCCGCCGTCGTTATTGACCCAATCAGCAACCTGATTTCGGTGGGCAACCTGAGCGAGGTCAAGAGCATGCTCATCCGCCTGATCGACTTTCTCAAAGTCAACAACATCACGGCCCTGTTTACGTCCCTGATCAGCGGGCGCAGCATTCAGCAGGAAATGACCGAGGAAGGCGTTTCGTCCTTGGTCGACACCTGGATCAGCGTGCGCGACCTGGAAGGCATCGGGGAGCGTAACCGCGGCATCAGCATTCTGAAGTCGCGCGGGATGAGCCACTCCAACAAGGTGCGCGAGTTTCTGGTTACCGAGCAGGGCATTCAGCTGCTCGACGTCGTGATTGGCCCGGCGGGCATCGTCACCGGGGCCGGCCGCCTGACCCAGCAGCTGCAGGAGCGGGCCCAGCTGCTGGCCGCCCAGCAGGAATTGGAACGCAAGGACCGGGAGCTGGAGCGCCGCCGCCGGGTGCTCGAAGCCACCATCGGCAACATGCGCACCGAGTTTGAGTCGGTGGAGGAGGAGCTGCGCCAGATCAACCACGAGGAGCAGGCCCGGCAGCAGGTTCTGGAGGAAGGCAAGGCCCACTTTAGCCAGCCCCAACCCCTGCAGACGCCCGGGGCGGCTCCATCACACACTTCCTAA
- the accC gene encoding acetyl-CoA carboxylase biotin carboxylase subunit: protein MKEIKKLLVANRGEIALRVLRSAKEMGLQTVAIYSEADRNALHVRYADEAVCVGGPQSSESYLRGDAILEVCRRLHVDAIHPGYGFLSENAEFARMVTEAGLIFVGPSPEAMNVMGDKLSAKQAVKAYNIPLVPGTDEAISDVEEAKRIASEVGFPILIKASAGGGGKGMRIVNKSEEFEEQMQLAINEATSAFGDGSVFIEKFVTGPRHIEIQVLGDEHGNIVHLFERECSIQRRHQKVIEEAPSSVLMPELRAEMGRCAVDVARACNYTGAGTVEFLLDDQRNFYFLEMNTRLQVEHPVTEQITGLDLVKEQIRVAQGLPLPFTQQDLTITGHALELRVYAEDPQNNFLPDIGTLTTYVRPQGPGVRVDDGFEQGMDIPIYYDPMIAKLVTFGKDRTEAIERMLRAIDEYQITGIQTTLPFGSYVLRHPAFVSGNFDTNFVRDHFTPADLDSKPDATTAKLAAVLTAMLMSEKKAPVATSDAPATATGSNWKRNRLGVR from the coding sequence ATGAAAGAAATCAAGAAGCTGCTGGTCGCCAACCGCGGCGAAATTGCCCTGCGCGTACTGCGCTCGGCCAAGGAAATGGGCCTGCAGACCGTGGCCATCTATAGTGAGGCCGACCGCAACGCCCTGCACGTGCGCTACGCCGACGAGGCCGTGTGCGTGGGCGGGCCGCAGTCGTCGGAAAGCTACCTGCGCGGCGACGCCATCCTGGAAGTGTGCCGCCGCCTGCATGTGGACGCCATTCACCCCGGCTACGGCTTCTTGTCGGAAAACGCGGAGTTTGCCCGCATGGTCACCGAGGCCGGGCTGATTTTCGTGGGGCCCTCGCCCGAGGCCATGAACGTGATGGGCGACAAGCTCTCGGCCAAGCAGGCCGTGAAGGCCTATAACATCCCACTGGTGCCCGGCACCGACGAGGCTATTTCGGACGTGGAGGAAGCCAAGCGCATTGCCTCCGAAGTCGGTTTCCCCATCCTGATCAAAGCCTCGGCCGGGGGCGGCGGCAAGGGCATGCGCATCGTGAATAAATCGGAGGAGTTTGAGGAGCAGATGCAGCTGGCTATCAACGAGGCTACCTCGGCCTTTGGCGACGGCTCGGTGTTCATCGAGAAGTTCGTGACCGGCCCGCGCCACATCGAGATTCAGGTCCTGGGCGACGAGCACGGCAACATCGTGCACTTGTTTGAGCGGGAATGCTCGATTCAGCGCCGCCACCAGAAAGTCATTGAAGAAGCGCCTTCCTCGGTGCTGATGCCCGAGCTGCGGGCCGAAATGGGCCGCTGCGCCGTGGACGTGGCCCGGGCCTGCAACTACACCGGGGCCGGCACCGTGGAGTTTCTGCTGGATGACCAGCGCAACTTCTACTTCCTGGAGATGAACACCCGCCTGCAGGTGGAGCACCCCGTCACGGAGCAGATTACCGGCCTCGACCTGGTGAAAGAGCAGATCCGGGTGGCCCAGGGCCTGCCCCTACCCTTCACCCAGCAGGATTTGACCATCACCGGCCACGCCCTGGAGCTGCGCGTGTACGCCGAAGACCCGCAGAACAACTTCCTGCCCGACATCGGGACGCTGACCACCTACGTGCGCCCCCAGGGCCCGGGCGTGCGCGTCGACGACGGCTTCGAGCAGGGCATGGACATCCCGATTTATTATGACCCGATGATTGCCAAGCTCGTCACCTTCGGCAAGGACCGCACCGAGGCCATCGAGCGGATGCTACGCGCCATCGACGAGTACCAGATTACCGGCATCCAGACGACCCTGCCCTTCGGGAGCTACGTGCTCCGGCACCCGGCCTTCGTCAGCGGCAACTTCGACACGAACTTCGTGCGGGACCATTTCACGCCCGCCGACCTCGACTCGAAGCCCGACGCCACCACCGCTAAGCTCGCCGCCGTACTCACGGCCATGCTGATGAGCGAAAAGAAAGCCCCGGTAGCGACTTCCGATGCGCCGGCTACGGCCACCGGCTCCAACTGGAAGCGGAACCGGCTGGGCGTGCGGTAG
- a CDS encoding circadian clock KaiB family protein: MEAEEGAEPTAGAEYVLHLYITGATPNSTRAVRNIKDICEQHLKGRYELLIVDIYQQPELAQREQLIGAPTLIKRSPGLVRRLVGDLSDRERVLRALGITPPAAADETRS, translated from the coding sequence ATGGAAGCGGAAGAAGGGGCGGAACCAACAGCCGGGGCCGAGTACGTGCTGCACCTCTACATTACTGGGGCCACCCCGAACTCGACGCGGGCCGTGCGCAACATCAAGGATATTTGCGAGCAGCACCTGAAAGGCCGCTACGAGTTGCTCATCGTGGACATTTACCAGCAGCCCGAGCTGGCCCAGCGCGAGCAGCTCATCGGCGCGCCCACGCTTATCAAGCGCAGTCCGGGTCTGGTACGCCGCCTCGTGGGCGACCTCTCGGACCGGGAGCGGGTGCTGCGGGCGTTGGGAATCACGCCGCCTGCGGCGGCCGACGAAACGAGGAGCTAA
- the bshB1 gene encoding bacillithiol biosynthesis deacetylase BshB1, whose product MKLDILALGSHPDDVEMSAAGTLLAAAAMGKKIGIVDFTRGELGTRGTPATRAAEAEAASRILGLSARENLGLPDGFFRNDREHQLPLIAALRRYQPDVVLCNAIHDRHPDHGRGAQLASEACFLSGLRMIETFDADGQPQQPWRPRTVYHYIQDRQIAPDFVVDISEFWPGKWASIQAYKTQFFDPNSQEPTTYLSTPVFSQFMEARAREFGHIIGVEFGEGFTRQRPVGVRDITTLI is encoded by the coding sequence ATGAAACTCGATATTCTGGCCTTGGGCTCCCATCCTGATGATGTTGAAATGTCGGCCGCCGGTACCTTGCTGGCGGCCGCGGCGATGGGCAAGAAAATCGGCATCGTGGACTTCACCCGCGGGGAGCTGGGCACGCGCGGCACGCCGGCTACCCGGGCCGCCGAAGCCGAGGCCGCCAGCCGGATTCTGGGGCTGAGCGCGCGCGAAAACCTGGGCTTGCCCGACGGCTTCTTCCGCAACGACCGGGAGCACCAGCTGCCGCTCATTGCGGCCCTGCGCCGCTACCAGCCCGACGTGGTGCTCTGCAACGCCATCCACGACCGGCACCCCGACCACGGCCGCGGGGCCCAGCTGGCCTCCGAAGCCTGCTTTCTGAGCGGCCTGCGCATGATTGAAACCTTCGACGCCGACGGGCAGCCCCAGCAGCCCTGGCGCCCCCGCACCGTGTACCACTACATCCAGGACCGCCAGATTGCCCCCGACTTCGTGGTCGACATCTCTGAGTTCTGGCCCGGTAAGTGGGCGTCCATTCAGGCCTATAAAACCCAGTTTTTCGACCCCAACAGCCAGGAGCCCACCACTTACCTTTCCACGCCGGTGTTCAGCCAGTTTATGGAAGCCCGGGCCCGGGAGTTTGGCCACATCATCGGCGTCGAGTTCGGGGAGGGTTTCACCCGGCAGCGGCCCGTGGGCGTGCGCGACATTACGACCCTGATTTAA
- the tyrS gene encoding tyrosine--tRNA ligase, producing the protein MDLLEELRWRGMFHDMMPGTDEHLRQNAPITGYIGFDPTASSLHIGNLATIMLLVHLQRAGHRPLALVGGATGMIGDPSGKSAERNLLDEAALRRNQAGIQAQLEKFLDFNDGPTGARVVNNYDWFKEFGFLQFLREVGKHLTVNYMMAKDSVKRRIGGNEDSGAEGISYTEFSYQLLQGYDFFHLYKELGCTLQMGASDQWGNITTGTELIRRMSGGEGKAYALTGQLITKADGTKYGKSETGTVWLDPTLTSPYQFYQFFLNSKDEDAPRLIRVFTLLTQAEIEALEAEHAQAPHLRTLQKALAKDVTIRVHSEQAFEAALAASQVLFGGGDLATLDEATLLDVFAGVPHVEISRSAVADLDALTLLSTATNGVIFASKGEARKMVQNNGVKLNRQKVTLDQSATAVPALLDKYLVAQKGKSYFLITLV; encoded by the coding sequence TTGGACTTACTAGAAGAGCTCCGCTGGCGCGGGATGTTTCACGACATGATGCCCGGCACCGACGAGCATCTGCGCCAGAACGCGCCCATCACCGGCTACATCGGCTTCGACCCCACGGCTTCCTCGCTGCACATCGGCAACCTGGCCACCATCATGCTGCTGGTGCACCTGCAGCGCGCCGGCCACCGCCCCTTGGCCCTGGTGGGCGGGGCCACGGGCATGATTGGCGACCCCAGCGGCAAGTCGGCCGAGCGGAATTTGCTCGACGAAGCCGCCCTGCGCCGCAACCAGGCCGGGATTCAGGCCCAGCTGGAGAAGTTTCTCGACTTCAACGACGGCCCCACCGGCGCCCGGGTGGTCAACAACTACGACTGGTTCAAGGAGTTTGGCTTCCTGCAGTTTCTGCGCGAAGTAGGCAAGCACCTGACGGTGAACTACATGATGGCCAAGGACTCGGTGAAGCGCCGCATCGGCGGCAACGAGGATTCGGGCGCCGAGGGCATCAGCTACACCGAGTTCAGCTACCAGCTGCTGCAGGGCTACGACTTCTTTCACCTCTACAAGGAGCTGGGCTGCACCCTGCAAATGGGCGCTAGTGACCAGTGGGGCAACATTACCACCGGCACCGAGCTGATCCGGCGCATGTCGGGCGGCGAGGGCAAAGCCTATGCCCTCACCGGCCAGCTCATCACCAAGGCCGACGGCACCAAGTACGGCAAGAGCGAAACCGGCACCGTCTGGCTCGACCCTACCCTGACCTCGCCCTACCAGTTCTACCAGTTCTTCCTCAACAGCAAGGACGAGGACGCCCCGCGCCTGATCCGCGTGTTTACCCTGCTCACCCAGGCCGAAATCGAAGCCCTGGAAGCCGAGCACGCCCAGGCCCCCCACCTGCGCACCCTGCAGAAGGCCCTGGCCAAGGACGTCACCATCCGGGTGCACTCCGAGCAGGCCTTTGAGGCGGCCCTGGCCGCTTCCCAGGTACTCTTCGGCGGCGGCGACCTGGCCACGCTCGACGAGGCCACCCTGCTCGACGTGTTTGCCGGTGTGCCCCACGTCGAAATCAGCCGCAGCGCAGTAGCCGACCTCGACGCCCTGACCCTGCTGAGCACGGCCACCAACGGCGTAATCTTCGCCAGCAAAGGCGAGGCCCGCAAAATGGTGCAGAACAACGGCGTGAAGCTGAACCGCCAGAAAGTAACCCTCGACCAGTCGGCCACGGCCGTGCCCGCCCTGCTGGACAAGTACCTGGTAGCCCAGAAAGGCAAGAGCTACTTCCTGATTACGCTGGTTTAG
- the kaiB gene encoding circadian clock protein KaiB, translating into MENTLANTASLMDEESWALRLYVAGQTPKSVTALANLKKYCEQYLKGRYSIEVIDLLKNPQLAEGDQILAIPTLVRKVPEPIRKIIGDLSNEERVLVGLDIRPLGGKPQL; encoded by the coding sequence ATGGAAAATACACTGGCCAACACGGCTTCACTTATGGACGAGGAATCCTGGGCTTTGCGCCTGTACGTCGCCGGTCAAACGCCGAAGTCGGTAACGGCCCTGGCCAACCTGAAAAAGTACTGCGAGCAGTACCTGAAGGGCCGCTATTCCATCGAGGTCATCGACTTGCTCAAAAATCCGCAGCTGGCCGAGGGCGACCAGATCCTGGCCATTCCGACCCTGGTACGCAAAGTGCCCGAGCCCATCCGCAAGATTATCGGCGACCTGTCGAACGAGGAGCGCGTGCTGGTCGGGCTGGACATCCGCCCCCTGGGCGGTAAACCCCAGCTCTAG